In Candidatus Poribacteria bacterium, one DNA window encodes the following:
- a CDS encoding DUF1828 domain-containing protein, giving the protein MSVKTIEKDFIDKVSAEIQLSADGKDRFLVFTPFHFNDGDQLVIVLKKMGGRWVLSDEAHTYMHLSYYMDEQKLHSGNRQKLILKALSMFQVEDYNGELIIDVSDGCYGQALYDLVQALLKIIDVTYLSRETVRSTFIDDFQAFLYQKVESRRMTFNWQHPTNDPDGIYKVDCRINGKVPPLFVFALNSDTKTQAAALTLHQFKAWKVDCQPVGIFEKENATTRDVFLRFRDVCDTYFTDLIENGEEIGQYLQNYMSGAG; this is encoded by the coding sequence ATGTCAGTTAAAACAATAGAAAAAGACTTTATTGATAAGGTTTCCGCAGAAATACAGCTTTCAGCAGATGGCAAAGACCGTTTCCTCGTTTTTACGCCCTTCCATTTCAATGATGGGGATCAGTTGGTTATTGTGCTGAAAAAGATGGGGGGTAGGTGGGTCCTCTCAGATGAGGCGCACACTTATATGCACCTCTCATACTATATGGATGAACAAAAACTTCATAGTGGAAACCGCCAGAAGTTAATCTTAAAAGCTCTATCTATGTTTCAAGTTGAAGACTATAACGGGGAATTAATTATTGATGTTTCTGATGGATGTTATGGGCAAGCACTTTATGACTTGGTCCAAGCTTTACTTAAAATAATTGACGTTACGTACCTGTCACGAGAAACGGTTAGATCAACATTTATCGACGATTTTCAAGCCTTTTTGTATCAGAAGGTCGAATCAAGGCGTATGACATTCAATTGGCAACATCCAACAAATGATCCCGATGGAATTTACAAAGTAGACTGTAGAATAAACGGAAAGGTCCCCCCACTATTTGTGTTTGCCTTAAATAGTGATACTAAGACGCAAGCAGCCGCGCTCACATTACACCAATTCAAAGCATGGAAAGTTGACTGCCAACCCGTAGGTATTTTTGAGAAAGAGAATGCGACGACTCGTGATGTGTTCTTACGTTTCAGAGATGTTTGCGATACATATTTCACCGACCTAATCGAAAATGGCGAAGAAATCGGACAATATCTGCAAAATTATATGTCAGGTGCAGGATAA
- a CDS encoding Gfo/Idh/MocA family oxidoreductase yields MSNTTPVRTVIVGCGMISAGGYQPRCQAYPHRIELVGFYDQDEARASALAERNGGRVYKSLEEVLNDPNVEAIVNLTLHISHYPVSLAALKAGKHVYSEKPISIRTDEANELVETAEANGLKLACAPSAILGYVQQNVWQRIREGEIGNIISAIGNFGGPLEHWHPSADAFLMHAGPFRDVAPYPLTTMTTMIAPVKTVHGFARVAVPKRVLTQGPRQGTEFEVNEKDHGFAVLEFENGAHGFIYHSFTVASGIPPYEIHGTAGGFSLQAHDDGRGIKKFTPSDGWQDEPSPPKAFTGLDWGKGVADFADAIRSDRNPRCNGAQARHALEICERIIESSDAGRPINVVSRFPAPSPVGDVAPWEDV; encoded by the coding sequence ATGTCTAATACAACGCCAGTCCGCACGGTGATTGTTGGGTGTGGCATGATTTCTGCGGGCGGTTATCAACCGCGTTGCCAAGCGTATCCGCATCGCATTGAATTGGTCGGCTTCTATGACCAAGACGAGGCGCGTGCCTCTGCATTAGCAGAACGTAACGGCGGACGCGTTTACAAATCGCTTGAGGAAGTGCTGAATGATCCGAATGTAGAAGCGATTGTGAATTTGACACTTCACATCTCTCATTACCCGGTTTCGTTGGCGGCACTAAAAGCAGGGAAACATGTTTATTCTGAAAAACCGATCTCTATCCGTACCGATGAAGCGAACGAACTCGTAGAAACGGCGGAAGCGAACGGTCTCAAACTGGCGTGTGCCCCGTCAGCGATTCTCGGGTATGTGCAGCAGAACGTCTGGCAGCGAATTCGCGAGGGTGAAATTGGCAATATTATCTCTGCAATCGGGAATTTCGGTGGTCCGTTAGAACACTGGCATCCGAGTGCGGACGCGTTTCTGATGCATGCCGGTCCATTTCGGGATGTTGCGCCTTATCCGCTAACAACGATGACGACCATGATTGCGCCCGTTAAAACAGTGCACGGGTTTGCGCGGGTCGCTGTTCCAAAACGGGTGTTAACCCAAGGTCCGCGTCAAGGCACTGAATTTGAGGTCAATGAGAAAGACCACGGGTTCGCCGTGCTTGAATTCGAGAACGGTGCACACGGATTCATCTATCACAGTTTTACTGTTGCTTCTGGAATCCCGCCTTATGAAATTCACGGTACTGCAGGTGGGTTTTCCCTTCAAGCACATGATGATGGGCGCGGTATCAAGAAATTTACTCCGTCAGATGGATGGCAAGATGAACCCTCGCCGCCGAAAGCCTTTACTGGATTAGACTGGGGTAAAGGGGTTGCCGATTTCGCAGATGCGATCAGATCTGATCGGAATCCGCGGTGTAATGGCGCGCAGGCACGACACGCGCTGGAGATATGTGAACGGATCATCGAATCGTCTGATGCTGGTAGACCTATTAATGTTGTGAGCCGTTTTCCAGCACCATCGCCTGTGGGCGATGTGGCACCGTGGGAGGATGTATAA
- a CDS encoding PIG-L family deacetylase: MADTGGMAGATNASEVWRALQRLQTTATVLHTVAHPDDENGALLTWLSRGQGVRTALYSTTRGEGGANLIGPELFDALGIVRTEEHLAAIRYYGIDLFFSSAVDFGYSKRLDETLEKWDYQMLLEDMVRLIRYYRPDIIISRFQGNRRDGHGHHQVSGVVTLEAFNAAGDATRFPEHLTEGLQPWQPKKLYITRSRWRRSNTGADDTPVLKIDTGKYNALLGLSYAQIARQGLSYQRSQGVGQTRASKGSSLTELQLINTTLSEHPKSEDSLFDGLDTTIMGMARFANASKLNAEFTQLQESVNAVIRDYDARQPWIVVPHLAGGLKTTRSLMEKIQEIDLDDSTRSHLLFLLRNKEQEFITATNAALGLSLEVLVQPAGTRSSETFTVAIPGQKFSIGMRFVNPAPVVAELVNTSLDTPEGWNVQQTRADSDTKEIGAIQTNEPISITYEVEVPQDAAYTQPYWTRASEYHDAVYTLKHPEFRFLPATPPDVHGVVTYRVEDVDFTLKRPAQTVSINRPWGERRRLLTVAPAISLSMAPRIGVIPISESATATTFTATVEMLNNVKGEAEGKLALAFPEDWSVSPEWAAFAFTHEGASKTFTFQVSAEGVEAGRGYTIQAVALSNGAEYTTGYQVIDHSDLEPRHLYRPATMTLHSISLELPQNLSVGYIMGVGDKIPEALEQIGIDVEMLGTEELRTGDLNRFDTILIGIRAYAVRRDLIAYNSRLLDYVHKGGNLIAQYQTPEFDAAPFGPYPYIMGRRPEEVSEEDAQVTILMPDNPIFQYPNRITAADFDGWVEERGSKFLTEWDGNYQALLTCNDREQEPQHGGLLYAQYGEGTYTYAAYAFYRQLPAGIAGAYRLFINMLTLGKQP, encoded by the coding sequence ATGGCAGACACAGGAGGAATGGCAGGCGCAACGAACGCTTCGGAAGTTTGGCGTGCCTTGCAACGCCTACAGACCACTGCGACTGTTCTCCACACCGTCGCACACCCGGACGACGAAAATGGTGCCCTGTTGACGTGGCTCAGTCGTGGACAGGGAGTCAGAACGGCATTATACTCGACCACGCGTGGCGAGGGTGGCGCGAACCTCATCGGTCCCGAATTATTCGATGCACTCGGAATCGTCCGGACAGAGGAGCACCTCGCTGCCATACGTTACTACGGCATTGACCTCTTTTTCAGTAGTGCTGTCGATTTCGGCTATTCCAAACGACTCGACGAAACCTTGGAAAAATGGGATTACCAGATGCTCTTGGAGGATATGGTGCGTCTCATTCGATACTACCGGCCGGATATCATTATCTCTCGATTTCAAGGCAATCGCCGAGATGGCCATGGTCACCATCAAGTTTCTGGTGTTGTAACGTTAGAAGCGTTCAATGCTGCAGGCGACGCGACCCGTTTCCCAGAACACCTCACCGAAGGTCTACAGCCGTGGCAACCCAAGAAACTCTATATCACCCGTTCCCGATGGCGACGCAGTAACACTGGTGCCGACGATACCCCTGTGTTAAAAATTGATACAGGCAAATATAACGCCTTATTAGGACTCTCCTACGCGCAAATTGCACGCCAGGGACTCAGTTACCAGCGTTCGCAAGGCGTTGGACAGACGCGTGCATCCAAAGGTTCTTCGCTCACCGAACTGCAGCTAATCAATACAACACTTTCCGAGCATCCGAAATCTGAAGATAGCCTATTTGATGGACTTGACACAACAATAATGGGCATGGCAAGATTCGCTAACGCATCTAAGTTGAATGCAGAATTCACACAACTTCAAGAAAGTGTGAATGCCGTAATACGCGACTATGATGCTCGCCAGCCTTGGATAGTTGTCCCGCACCTTGCGGGTGGACTCAAAACGACTCGCAGCTTAATGGAAAAAATACAAGAGATAGACCTTGATGATAGTACCCGATCACATCTCCTTTTCCTGCTTCGTAACAAAGAGCAGGAATTTATAACCGCAACAAATGCTGCACTCGGACTGTCTCTGGAAGTGCTTGTTCAACCTGCAGGCACGCGTTCGTCTGAGACTTTCACTGTTGCGATTCCCGGGCAAAAGTTCTCAATCGGAATGCGATTCGTGAACCCCGCTCCAGTTGTAGCTGAGCTTGTCAATACTTCACTCGATACACCTGAAGGTTGGAATGTACAACAAACGCGAGCGGATTCGGACACAAAGGAGATAGGGGCTATACAGACGAACGAACCGATCTCCATTACTTATGAGGTGGAGGTGCCGCAGGATGCAGCGTACACGCAACCTTACTGGACACGCGCATCTGAGTATCATGATGCTGTCTACACGCTCAAGCATCCAGAATTCCGCTTTCTACCCGCCACACCACCTGATGTTCACGGTGTTGTAACCTATCGTGTGGAAGATGTGGACTTTACACTGAAGCGACCAGCACAAACAGTTTCTATCAACCGACCTTGGGGAGAGAGGCGGCGTTTGTTAACGGTGGCTCCTGCCATTAGTCTATCTATGGCACCGCGTATCGGCGTTATCCCCATATCCGAATCCGCCACGGCAACTACATTTACCGCCACAGTGGAGATGCTAAATAACGTAAAGGGTGAAGCGGAGGGTAAACTTGCACTTGCGTTCCCGGAGGACTGGTCCGTGTCTCCTGAGTGGGCAGCTTTCGCTTTTACACACGAAGGAGCAAGCAAGACGTTTACTTTTCAGGTGTCTGCTGAAGGTGTAGAAGCGGGCAGAGGTTATACAATTCAGGCGGTTGCTCTGTCCAATGGCGCGGAGTACACCACCGGTTATCAAGTGATTGATCATTCTGATCTTGAGCCGCGCCATCTCTATCGTCCTGCCACAATGACGCTTCACAGCATCTCGCTTGAACTTCCACAGAATTTGAGCGTCGGCTACATCATGGGGGTAGGCGATAAAATCCCTGAAGCTCTGGAACAGATTGGGATTGATGTAGAGATGTTAGGCACAGAAGAACTCCGCACCGGCGATTTGAACCGATTCGATACTATTCTTATCGGCATCCGAGCGTACGCTGTGCGACGAGACCTCATCGCCTATAACAGCAGACTCCTCGATTATGTGCATAAGGGCGGCAACCTCATCGCCCAGTACCAGACCCCAGAATTCGACGCAGCCCCCTTCGGTCCGTACCCGTATATTATGGGCAGACGACCAGAAGAGGTTTCCGAAGAGGATGCACAGGTAACGATTTTGATGCCAGACAACCCAATCTTCCAGTATCCAAATCGAATTACGGCGGCGGATTTCGATGGATGGGTTGAGGAGCGCGGTTCTAAATTCCTGACGGAATGGGACGGAAATTATCAGGCACTCCTCACCTGCAACGACCGCGAACAGGAACCGCAGCACGGTGGATTACTCTACGCACAATATGGGGAAGGCACCTATACCTACGCTGCGTATGCCTTTTATAGGCAACTTCCCGCAGGCATCGCAGGCGCATATCGCCTTTTCATTAACATGCTAACGCTTGGTAAGCAACCGTAG
- a CDS encoding tetratricopeptide repeat protein has product MLKYNRLAFTAILVCVILPGCAAFRDTSQTEAYNRFAIRAAQAQLWNEAIFRWKQVINVDPDDAKAHNNLGVAYEAVGNIDEAIAAYQRAAELDPGNKYYRLNYRRCRIHLRRSGLDDEDAPQPDEGRPTTEQ; this is encoded by the coding sequence GTGTTAAAATATAATCGGCTTGCATTCACTGCTATTTTAGTCTGCGTAATTCTACCCGGATGTGCAGCGTTCCGTGACACATCGCAAACCGAAGCTTACAATCGGTTCGCGATACGTGCCGCGCAAGCGCAGCTCTGGAATGAAGCCATCTTCCGATGGAAGCAGGTCATCAATGTCGATCCAGATGATGCCAAAGCACATAACAACCTTGGTGTCGCATACGAGGCGGTCGGAAACATAGACGAGGCTATTGCCGCTTACCAGCGCGCGGCGGAGTTAGACCCCGGCAACAAATACTATCGACTCAACTATCGACGGTGCCGTATACACCTCCGACGCAGCGGACTTGACGACGAAGACGCACCGCAACCAGATGAGGGACGCCCAACCACGGAACAGTGA